ATTTACTTCTCTGATCTTCGAAGCAAGAAGCTCATGTTCTCCCTCTTTTATTCGATATAATTCAGCTTTCGGGGGTTGCTCGGTAAACCCTTCACCTTTTTCTTTTTTCTTTAATTGCCGAGGGGTTCTCTTCACCTCATACATGTTCTGTTTTAGTTCGAAGCGAAACTGAACTTCCGTCTGCTGGTCCTCTTCTGCAAAATGACTTCTTAATGTATCTTGATCTCGGTCACTACCGCTTGCACGACCGTATAATGCATAAACCATCGCATCAAATATACTCGTCTTTCCGGCACCGGTAGGCCCTGTAATAAGAAACACCGTTTCTTGACCTAATTGGGTGAAATCGACCACCTGCCGATCAGAATATGGCCCAAATGCTTCAATTGTTAGTTGAATCGCTCGCATACTATTGGTTCCTTTCTTGTTCCTGAATTTCGTTAATAATAGTAGAAATGGCTTCTTTTCTCTGATGATCCATCTCACTACCTTTTACTTCTTTATAGAAGGATTCAAACAACTCCATATGAGACATTTGCTTTCTCTCTTGAACATTGGATAATTGATCAGTATGTGCCTTACCAATTAACCCTACGCGTTCTAGACTTAATACATTAGGATATTTCTTCCTGAGCTTCCCCATAGGATCGAGAATTTGACCTTCATCAAGCAGTTTAATATGCAGGTAATCCTCCATACCTTCTTCATGTTCGTCAAGAAGATCATGTAAATACCCTTCTTTCACCCTCATATCTCGTTTAGGAACCAAGGGTTCTTGTCTGATAGAAGAGACACCATCATGGTCTAATTCCACAACTGTTACCCCTTTTTTATGGCGGGCCTCTGAGAAGGAATACTTTAATATAGAACCTGAATAACGAATCGATTCATCTTGAACTCTTTGAGGTTGATGCAGGTGTCCAAGTGCTACATAGGAGAAGTCTCGGAAGAGCTCAGCCTGAATATAAGGGGCACCTCCAAGCATGGACAGTCTTTCCTCAGATTCTGATTCCATCCCACCCGCTAAAAACGCGTGACCCACAAATATATGGCGTTCTTCTTGCTGCTGATCTTCTGTTATATGATCAATAATCGCTTTCATAGCTTGCTGGTGGGTCTCAATTGTATCGTCTTCTAGAACTTTCCTAACATCTGCAGGTTCGACGTAAGGGATTAAATGAAAATTTACTTCGCCATATTCATCTGAAAGGCGAACTGGTGTAAAAGCATCCTCTAATCTTGCTTGCAAATAAAATTGCTGTCGTTTAAAAAGTTGGCTTCCGAAATTTAAACGGTCAGGACTGTCATGGTTTCCCGATATCGCTAATACGGGTATATTTAAATCAAAGATTAACGTAATGAGTGTGCGGTTTAATAAATCAACCGCTTCTTTTGGCGGTACAGCCCGGTCATATAAATCTCCTGCAATAATAACCGCATCTGGTTTCTCATTTTTTACGATCTCTATAAATTGATCAAGAATGTATTCTTGGTCTTCTGTCATATGTAATTGATGGACAAGCTTCCCTAGATGCCAGTCCGCAGTATGAATAATTTTCATAGATGAACCTCCCTTTGCACTATCGTACCAAATTCTATATCACTGAGCTAAATAATCAAGTGTCATCTCAAAGATTATAATGGAAGAGGTAACGTCAACCACTTCCTATTCCATTGTAATACAAATTAATTTCCTTTTCTCCGCATTCGCCCATACATTCTCCGCTATTTCACCATATTGTAATACTATCCATGAAAAAGGGGGGCCTCACATGAGCTGTGGCTATGGAAATAATTTCGTACTAATCGTTGTCTTATTTATTTTGTTAATTATTGTTGGTGCTACATTCCTTTATTAATGCAAAAAACCGCCAAAAGGCGGTTTTTTTATACGTTAAACGTTAAATTGCTTCATTCATTTGATACTCTTCCCACAGTTCATCAAAAACACTTAATGCAGTTGGAAATGGTATATTCCACTCTAAGTAACGGCTTATCTCATCATAAGAATGGGAATGTTTCGGGAAGTTAGCATCTTCAAACATCCAGTCCGCTAACCCACTCTTATCATCAGGTACTAACTTACCGCGAAAAGTCATCATAAAATGGTAAAACGATCGCATTCTCTTCCCCCTTGCTATATCATGCTTTTTACTTTTGTAACATGAAGTCTTGTAAAAAGCAATCTAGAAAGAAAAAAGATACCCTCAAGGTATCCTTTTCTTCTGTTATGATTCTGTTGTGAATTCTTCTGTTTTCCTTGCTTGTTTTCTAGCTACGATACCCGATAGAATGATGGATACCTCATAGAGAACAATGAGTGGAATTGCCACTACAATTTGAAGAATAAAGTCCGGAGGAGAAATCATAGTTCCTATAATAA
The nucleotide sequence above comes from Pontibacillus chungwhensis. Encoded proteins:
- a CDS encoding YjcZ family sporulation protein, whose product is MSCGYGNNFVLIVVLFILLIIVGATFLY
- a CDS encoding YozE family protein, translated to MRSFYHFMMTFRGKLVPDDKSGLADWMFEDANFPKHSHSYDEISRYLEWNIPFPTALSVFDELWEEYQMNEAI
- a CDS encoding exonuclease SbcCD subunit D, yielding MKIIHTADWHLGKLVHQLHMTEDQEYILDQFIEIVKNEKPDAVIIAGDLYDRAVPPKEAVDLLNRTLITLIFDLNIPVLAISGNHDSPDRLNFGSQLFKRQQFYLQARLEDAFTPVRLSDEYGEVNFHLIPYVEPADVRKVLEDDTIETHQQAMKAIIDHITEDQQQEERHIFVGHAFLAGGMESESEERLSMLGGAPYIQAELFRDFSYVALGHLHQPQRVQDESIRYSGSILKYSFSEARHKKGVTVVELDHDGVSSIRQEPLVPKRDMRVKEGYLHDLLDEHEEGMEDYLHIKLLDEGQILDPMGKLRKKYPNVLSLERVGLIGKAHTDQLSNVQERKQMSHMELFESFYKEVKGSEMDHQRKEAISTIINEIQEQERNQ